Part of the Quercus robur chromosome 5, dhQueRobu3.1, whole genome shotgun sequence genome, gtgggtccgtgaatagtgcatatgtgcactgttcacggcaGAAAGTCCACTTTTgcagttactgttcattgaacagtaaccacAATActcaaaacgcgtgaaaaaaaaaaaaaaaaaaaaaaagaggaaaacgcAGCAAACGCAGGaaaacgtggatccaaacatacactaaaTATCCTGTTAATTGTGTGTATAATCTTAAGAGAGTGACATGGTTTGTGCCTCAACTTGGTAATTCTCAACCTTATTAGAAATTGACAATAGCATGAAATACAGATTTTATGTTGTAAAATATGTCGAAACATCAAAGACGTActatctctaattttttttttttctctatcttgAGTTAAAATAAGACTTatatgaaatattattatttaaagtatattggtaaattgaaatttattttattttaattagtaataTATTACCATAGGAATAACAAAGTTTATTAATTCCAAAAGATTAATCACCAGAATCTTCCCGCTAATGGTGTATATAATCTCAAGAGAGTGACATAGTCTATGCCTCAATTTGGCCATCATCAATCTTAGAAAGTTTGCAGTAGCAATACATATTTCATGCatgttataaaatatttcattaatttcaGAATATTAGGTGGTGTTTGGATTCACGAGTTTTCATCccttatatttcaattttgttaattcatCATTCAAAACAAGCGAGCCCCACGCATATAAATGTTGTTTGGCTTTATTTCCATTCCCAATTTCCTTAACTCATTTCCCTCTTTTTTGAGTTAATTatggaatttgaaaaaaaaaaaaaaaaaaaaaaaaaaaaaaaactaaactaaatttgttttcaagataaaaaaacTGAGTTAAGATGGCAAGATTGTAAATACCCTCACACAATGGGCCCCACGGCAGTGATTAGTCACATCAGCAACTCAAACCTTCACTCCCCCCAACGGTCACATGCATTTCTCATACCAATCAACTCTCTGCAAGCACTCTCTCATCAGCCCGTGTGTCCCACAAAAAGGTCAggtttggttttttaattttttttgagttttgagtttttaggCAAGAAACTGAACCGGATTTAGTTGCCAAACAAGggagattctagccttttgcccttaatttttaaaaaatttagcaatatgtccctatttcgaaactatatagggatatgtccctgtttcgatactcgattaacttaaaatcgagtttcaatgaaatactcgattcatagaaaatcgagttatgccgaataaaactaaaaaaaaaaaaaaaagcatggaactcgattttagggaagtcgagttccaaaacgtcactatagggccccttgaacttggtatggggacttataaaaaaattttgcaggaaaacgccgctatatggccctaaaatgtcactatagggcttaaaaacacCATTATAGGGCTCCCAGAACAGGGCAataacacttataaaaaaattttgcaggaaaacgccgctatagtgctttaaaacgtcactatagggcttaaaaacgccactataggtctccttgaatatggggcgatcacacttataaaattttttttcgcatggaactcgatttcctgaaactcgagttccatgcaattttttttttctttttatatatattttaagtttgatcgggcataactcaattttctacaaatcgagtatttaattgaactcgattttaggataatcgagtatcgaaacaggggcacgttcctatatagtttgcaaacaggggcatattgccaattttttttaaaaatcaagggtaaaaggcCAGAATCTCCGCCAAACAAGGATGGAGGTGTTTTGAGGATTTTTAAACTTTGAGAAATAAGTGATAGGGTGAtgaatgatgagtgatgagttatctATCACTTAGTAACCAAACAAGGCCTTAATCACTGAATTCTTTCCGACAATGGCATGTATTatttggtattaaaaaaaaaggtatgatCGAGGAAGGTTATTGGCGTTGCTTAATAAATCGAAGTACAGTACGCAAAGAATATAAGCATATTATAAAGACCAAATTAGATGCAATTTTGCACGGAAAATGTAATAACACAATCCTTTATTCGATAAATTTTCTAATGGAAGACAGTTATGAATCTTTTCCTTAGGTAAGATAGGGTGGAAGGTATCTACTTTGCTTAAAAAATTAACTAGAGTCAGCAAATTATATAAAGAATTAGATCCCATTTTGCACTGAAAATCTACTTTGCTTGGATAAAGATTCAAAACTTGTATTCAACAGAACTGTGTTGATGAAGTCATTTCTTGTGACTCACGTTTACAGACTTTTATTTAGAAGAACTGTGTTAATGAAGTCATTTCTTGTAACTGTGTTAATGAAGTCATTGAAGTCATTTCTTGTGACTCACGTTTACAGACTTTTATTTAGAAGAACTGTGTTTAGCACTctcttattttgctgaaattgaaaactgaaaactgaaaatactgtaacaaaataatttttaaatgtgtgaatagtgttgtgggacccatttttaatgaaaaaattgataaaaaataaaatttgtgggtccatgaataGTGCACGGGCCCACTGATTGACAGAAATGTCAAAAAAACATGGCCAAACAGTACTGAACAGTACTCCTCTGTTGCACTTGTCCCCTGAAACGCgtgtatagaaaaaaaaaaaaaaaaaggcaaaacgcAAGAGCAAAACTCAGACGTTggaaccaaacacacacttaacaAACTGTGTTTGGTGAATTCACGTCTTATgattctaatattttattaaaaaaatgaagttatGTCTTTTTGAACTCAATAAAAAATGTTCGGAATATGAACACAATTCTTTGATGCTAGGGTCGAAGTGCTTGTTGCAAATACTTCGAATATTAAAGTTAACTCATTGTTGCCTTGTCTTGATGATAAAGAGAAATCATCATGAAGTGGACATTACAATTGTGAGAGATCGTGCCTTAGCCTGAACCTAAAAATTATAGGTTTTGGCACTTGCCTCCCAAGAGAGTTTGAAAAGGATCCTATTGTTATTATTCTTTCTCCtaaattaagggttttacaatgaatTGCTACtcatttaattagaaaaataagaaaaccaaattgAAAAGCACATCTTTTATTGATGAATTGAAAAAGatacatctttttatttttataataactagaaaattatataactttggttctagatacaatctaaaacaaaagtacAATGCTTTGATTTGTAGttacaatataaaaatagaagatTAAAGGATAAACCTAATCAACTAACTCTTAATCTAAGTTCAGAGACTAGGTTACAAGATTGGGAAGGCATTGGGCATCTAACTTGCCTGGTGAAAACTGTCTTATAGACTTTGGTGGCCAATGATCATATCACATCATTCAAACAATCTATATCATCCAACACATGTGATTAGAGAGATTGAAACAAGTATTGATAACCGTAGTGAATATGTGTGTGATGTGTGATAAACACTAATCTAGAACATGTTGACATGTTATTGGGTTCTTAGGTCTAGAATTAAATTAAAGACCAAGATCAATTCATAGATACAAATaggttttaaaaacaaattttagtttGTAAAAGACCTTGAGATTAGCAAAGAGATTCAATCTTGAAAAgaagttttgattttgaaatatatttcgTTCTCGGAAACAAAATTGAggatttttttatcaaaaggaTGTTCTTGAAACCAAAACAGAAAATAGCTTTTATCATAGGTGCAGAAAAGTATTTCGTTGCAGAaagttatttaaaattgttCAGATTTTTAATGGGAAAATCGTACAGATTTTTATGCATAGTGCAGTGCAGATATATTTTATGGAGGTTACTATTCTTTTTCATAGTTTCATGTTTACACCTAGTCATACTAGTAGGCGTGTTACTATTcttctttattatatatttttatttaattaatattatatataaatataataagttattattactttgacaaaaatgtatgattaattatttaattttatttgttcatgCCTTCAATGGTTGTTGTCTTTccaatttttaaactattaaaattttttttagactattgtacaaaatagttgtattgtatactaaactatatttaaatatgattttaggttattgtatatattatatggaagttgtatatacaaaataaaatttaatcattttattttatgctcTCCCCGGCAACAAATTCCTAGATACACCACTACtaacttgagaaaaaaaaatccaggaaCTCCCACTGCTCTAAAGCCCACTGAGAGAGTTTTCTAACCAAACCTGACTTTAATTACTTCGGATATGAGCTCCTATACCACCAAAATGTTGGATCTTAAGCATGGGTGTTCTCCATCTCTTGGCTACTGACCCCTCATGTCATCATGATGGGGTTGGCCTGTCTTTCCTAGATCTGGTTTTCCCTTAAGTGGTCATTGTGTACTTTGAGCTGGGTTAGATTGTAATGCTATTTCTTGGAAAGCATAAGAATTATTTCTAGATTGTAATGTTTTTTCTTGGATCGGCTTTGgccataatttttttgagagtcTAGTCTTTCCCGTCAtatgctttcttttttatttttcttgttttcgcttgtaattattttagttaataaTGCCGTttctcaacaaagaaaaaaatagttttcacGCTAGCTAATCGTTTATATATTCAACTAGGGGCACACTTTACTAATCAATTAAGCAAAGTAGATCTCTTCCAAGTATACGTACAACATTAACCATTTAGTTGTACTCAAGGGAGAagtattgaaacttgaaacataAGAttcatagttaaaaaaaaaaaaaaatctagaatgaGGGTTAAATCAGGCATTTTTCTTACGAAAGAGCATCTAATTAGACTAATTTAGTCTTATTATGAGGCTTTCTCGTGGCTGTACACTTTAGTCGATTAAGTAAAAAGTAGATACCTTTCTTGTACTgaaagaaaaatagataaattaaagggaaaaaaatagatatttcTCGTTCTCTTGTATTTGATGGCAGTCTATAAAAGAAAGTTCGATCACAAATGATGGTATCCGACACAACCAATCTACATAGCTTACAGAGGTGGAGAGGGAGAGATTGAAAAATGGTAAACCTTCGGAAAACTTGTAATTGTTATTGCTTCTTATCGTCATCAGCATTATAATCATTATCATCACTAGTGCGAagtttcattttatatatatataaagagtatCATTACTGTAAGTATTACTATGACCACTACTATTGATcatcgtctttttttttttttttttttttttttgagttacaaagccatttatttgtttgttgttgaACCTTTCTCCAAATTATATGGGGAAATTTCTTCACAGTATATATATTaccctaatttttattaatttattaatatttatattcttCCTCTTACTGTTATTTCACACACGTGGGGAAATTTTTTACTTGAATTACTAAACTTTATGGATTAAAATATGGTAACTATTATCAAACTGGTGTCATATGGTACCTAACACTTTCCAGTCTTTCCTCGCACATAATTAATTGAATTTATAGACACTTTATTTCCTAACCTAtggtttataataaaatatattaaactaTAAGTGAGGTATTACACCAATATTAAACAAATTATTGGAGCAATTCTGCTCCCTTTTTAAATCGGTATTGGCATCCCAGAAAGgaaagaattttgtttttattttttatttttaaatgataagtGAGCTTTGACTCTAATGGGAGGGGGTGAGGAGATTTAAATGCTTCATGAGGCGACTTCTATTTTCATTAGGAACAATGTTTACCTTCAAACcgatctaaaaaaaattgttctgaCTTATTATGTAACGATAATTTATTCTCAACAAAATCACTTTAATGGTCGTTGAAAATGCTGTTTAAACTTGCCTCATGCTCGCTATGACTTCACGTTTTGATCCATTGATAAATTTGCAGCTCCAACAAGTTAACACACCTCAATCGATACGATGCATGTCAGAAAAGAACAGTTTAAATGCGCTAGTGTACAATGCTCTGCGGAGAGAAGACGAGGAAACGGTGATAAAGCTGTGTGAAGATTTTGAGGAGCACGGACTACACATATTGACTATACATGATGACACAGTGCTCCAGGCGGCCACTTACGCCAAGAAACCTAGCTTGGTACTGAGACTTCTACAAGACTTGCCTGATCGCCATCTTGATAAACTGACTCGCCAAAACCTTGCTGGAAACTCTATCCTCCACGAGGCCGCCATATCCAATATCGCAATAGAGGTGGCAAAGAGTGTGTTGGAGAAAGCTCCAGGATTGTTATGCATGCGTAACAACCTTGGAGAGACAGCTCTTTTCCGGACCGCCCGTTATGGCAAGCAGGGCATGTACGACTTTCTAGCCAAAAAAATCTCTGGTTACGATGAAGCCAGTCAGAAAGTCTTCCTGCAGAGGAGAGATAAGACCACTATTCTACACATGGCCATCCTTTCAGAGAACTTCGGTTAGTTCTTccatttcttaaaaattaaaatcatacaACCATGGAGACAAATATTTCTCTTTTATGGGACTTGGCTTGGGTTAACGCTTTCAGTGCATAGGACCGATGTGATTATGACACAAAGAATAATGCTATAAACACAAATTtctctacaatatttttacaaattattgatgtgatgaattttgttaGTTCTTATCTGAGTCAATctataatatcattttttttttcttatcaataatctttcatacatttaaaaatttgtaaaacaaAATTGTAAGAAGGTACGTAGCATTACCGTTTTCTCATGACACAATTGGTCCAGTGCACCTAAGCTTTGCTCGCTCTTTATGTAATTTAAAGACTACATTTTCTGTaccttttttgtgttttttcttcCATATTTAAAATTGGAAAACAGAGTTGGCATTTCAAATTGCAAAGAAGTTCGGACAGTTAGTTCCTGAACGAGATGCGGATGGCATGACTGGCCTTCAGCTTCTATCATGCAACCCTGGAGCTTTTCAGCATGACAATGAAAGGACATTCTTCGAGAAAATTGCCAATTTTGGTTGGTATAATCAATCTTTATTAATTTATAGACTTATAATGGGTTAAAATGCACTTTATAAATTATAAGGCTCAGAATTTGTGCTATATTTCATATCGAGTACTagaattttactatatatatatatattgagttcTAAACCTttacttttattaattaaagtcttTAAATTATGAAAACATTTCAATTTGAAGTCTCTATTTATTCCCTTTATATCTTAACTAGTTATAGATGAGTGTACTTGAAGTAGTCAACTTAATTCTGTACCTACATGCCTATAACTtcgttttattattattctaaataATTATGAAgtagagaaaaatgaaaaatcatttattaaaaTCTGTGTTTCATCTAGAATTTTTGTTCATAAATCAATTTGATAACTAATGAACACGGATAATAGAGAGATGACTTCGTTTAAAAgggaaattataaaatatttctagaGTACAATAAATCTGTACTCACTATTCTCACATAATAATGagttttaataattaaattcataatagaacctattttatttaaagagataaagTTTTATTTAATGAGAAAGCAATTATGATAAAACTCGAATTTGGTTTCCTAAATGAAACACAATTTTATCAACAGTTTTCCCATTTTTTCTATTCCATTATtacttataattttaaaaatgaataatcATGATGAacaatttagaattttatttgaaatttaaaagccCGAAAACCTACTCTAAAATAGgatttaaactttgaatttttttatgtaatcaCATCACCTTCTTAAATAGAGGTAATCTTACATTACTTATGACAAACATCTTAATGTAACATTAAACTAATGTGTATCACATTAAGGGCACTTTGTGGCAAACTAAACGCCAACTTTAATGTGTTTAGATTGTGGCTTCCCACTACATTTTCCCCATCAAGTCATACAAAACAATGGTGTTTATGGGATTGCATTGTGTATCTTTATAAACTTTCGCTGACGAATTAGAGAATATGATATGTGTGTGGTTTTTTGTTTAGCTGAGAAATCAGTTATTAATAATCTAGTTGGATAAGGATCGCAATTGGTAGTATGGTGAGTTGAATGACAGTTgtttctgcacatatattggcTAAATTCTAGATGAATAATTTTCGGGGGGCAACTATTTTCCATTGTATTTCTCCCtatcctttttcctttttttgtatataattttgtacTAGTTACCTAGATTTTAAATTGTAGTGTATGGTATTTCTTAGTGCGTGGTGTGGTTTGCCGGCTtcaaatggagagagagagagagagagagagagagagagagagagagagagagagagagagagagagagagagagagagagagagagagagagagagagagagagagagagagagagagagagagagagattattgtTGCTACAATGTGAGTTTTATAAGGGTAATGATTCTCtcacacaatttttatttttcaaaaattttcatacaTATCcactttttcacattttaattgTTGACATTGATTATTTGCGatttaaaatgtgtaaaatattaAGTATAATTGTTAATATTGTGTGTAcgagtatataataatatatgttaGAGAATATTTATCGATTTTACAATATaatctaataatatatttttcctttctttcttgaTCTAATAAGAGATGAAAGCACAAATAATTTTTGATAGATATGTGTTCTTACTTTTTATAAGATATTTCCCTATACGAAAGTGGTACAATTGAAAGGTATTCTAATTAAGTAGTTAAATgcctttaaataaaaatttaacaagtaattcttttaataatgttccatttgttttgacaaaaatatttttcgaattttctattaATTGGTTTATTCTAGGACAACAAAAACCtttaccaaaatcaataaaaatagggagagagagagagagagagagagagagagagagagagagatcttccACAATTCATTCTTGCTCCCACCCTGGCGTCATCGCTGCTACCATATATAACCTCTATCATTGCCATCAGCATCACTTTGCGGTCATTGTTGCCACCAGCAACATTACCATTATCATTGTTGTGCtttcataaaatattaatgatttaTTGTGGATGCCAAAAGgtgaaatatgttttttttaagcCATTTGAAGGtctaaattaatataaaaaagcaGTTATTTTCCACCTAAAAAGATAACACATAACTTTGTGATAACTAAATTACTAAAGAATTTACTCTCATCAAAATCATTATGCTATATTCTTAGATGGATTAGAAGAGCTTGGTCTTATTTTCcctataattttataatataatcaattatatattCGAAAATTGCTAATTAACTTCCGTTTCATGAACAGTCTACTTATATTATAATCCAGTCAAACAGGAAAGTACTAAAACGCAGGCGGAAATATATAAATCAGCTTTGCAGCTTGCCGAGTTCCTAATAGAAGGAGACAGTTCATGGGAAACTACCTATCCTGGAACAGACCAAAGTAAACCTGTCCTCCACAAGTATGGTAGTGGTCATACAACAGAGAAGAAAGTTGGAGAAGGAACGGCCATGAGTTCTCTTGGGCTAGAGGAAGGGGCAGCGAAAACCCAGGAAGGGGCAACAAAAACTCCTTTGTTCTTAGCAACTAGATCAGGTTGTTTTGAGATTGTTGAAAAAATACTCAAATTATACCCCCAGGCAGTTGAGCATATTGATGAAAGAGGGCGAAACATATTGCATATAGCAATCAAATATCGgcaattaaatatttttgagcTTGTAAAAAATATGGAGTTACCAATGAGGAGGCTAACACGAAAAATTGATGAAGATGGGAATTCCATACTACATACAGTTGGGAAAAAAAGTGACGATTATGTGCCTGAGAAGATGCAAGGTCCTGCACTTGAATTGCAAGACGAGTTGCGTTGGTTTGAGGTGTTACACTTCGAGCACCCTTTTTTCTCATATGCTTTAGGTGTACATGCATCCATATATTCAAATACAAACATATCCATACTACTCTTCATGCCATAGTACTATAGTGTAGTCTACATATTATCACAGTAGTCGAGGCTCACTTGATGCACAGTTTTGATGGCTTGGATCTTGCTTCTAGAATTTTGGCAGGGTTTTCAATAGAGCACCATTGTCTCCAAAATGTCatttcataattcttttttcCATATTTATGTTTTCACTTACCACTTAATTAAAACAATTATGTCATTTTCGTTTGTTTTGTTATCATATGCAGCGTGTGAAGAGTGTTACGCCACCCCATTTCCTTCACCACCGCAACAATCAAAAGTTGACAGCAGAGGGACTATTTGATGAAACAAATAAAGAACTCCGAGAGAAAGGCAAAGAATGGATAAAGCGCACTGCCGAAGGATGTTCAGTTGTGGCAGTTCTCATTGCTACTGTTGCCTTTGCTGCAGCCTATACAATACCTGGAGGCTCGAATGATATGACCGGTATCCCACTCTTCCTCAATCAACCTTTCTTCGTGGTTTTCACTGTGGCGGACGTACTATCAATTTCATTTGCTCTGACATCAGTGGTTGTATTTCTTGCAATCATCGCCTCACCATTCCGATTTGCAGACTTTAGACATTCTCTTCCTAATAAGTTGACGTTTGGCTTAACTTTATTGTTCCTTTCCGTCTCCATGATGATGCTATCATTTGCAGCGACCGTTCTTCTCATGATAAAGAACGGGGAAGGGTGGACAAAAGTGCTCCTATATGCCATGTCTTTCATGCCAGTTGGGCTCTTTGCACTTTCATATTTCCCTCTCTACCTAGCACTGTCAAAATCCTACAAGTACTTGCTCAATAAGGCATGGCAAGTAATTTCTCAGAGTCCTTTATCTAGGGGGACCAAAACGTTCCATCAAACCTCCAATTCCCCATATCCACAGTACACCGTGTCCGTTTGAGAGAGATATTACGTTAAGCTTTTGGATTACTTGTTGCCTACAGGAATTTCCTATAAATGAAAGTGACACAACATGAGCTaccaataatttattttattttatttaaatgttgaatactATATCAAGAAAGCTATGTAATAAATGTTTGTATCTCAAATATAGTGCATCTTAAAATTATGTGTTGAATAAATGTTTATACCTCTTTTCTCAGCCAGTTTTGCTCACATCTAAGAGGTTTAAACCCCACATAGGGAAAGGGTATAGTTTCTATAAGAAGTTGAGAACTAGTGTAAAGCACATATATGTTCTTAACTCATATGCCAAGTTTCGAGCCAATCAGATGTTATTAATTGATCCATAAACCTATTTtttgtacataattttaaactacaaaaatgatgaatacatgaataaaatataatccaataatAAGT contains:
- the LOC126727013 gene encoding ankyrin repeat-containing protein ITN1-like isoform X2 translates to MLQQVNTPQSIRCMSEKNSLNALVYNALRREDEETVIKLCEDFEEHGLHILTIHDDTVLQAATYAKKPSLVLRLLQDLPDRHLDKLTRQNLAGNSILHEAAISNIAIEVAKSVLEKAPGLLCMRNNLGETALFRTARYGKQGMYDFLAKKISGYDEASQKVFLQRRDKTTILHMAILSENFVYLYYNPVKQESTKTQAEIYKSALQLAEFLIEGDSSWETTYPGTDQSKPVLHKYGSGHTTEKKVGEGTAMSSLGLEEGAAKTQEGATKTPLFLATRSGCFEIVEKILKLYPQAVEHIDERGRNILHIAIKYRQLNIFELVKNMELPMRRLTRKIDEDGNSILHTVGKKSDDYVPEKMQGPALELQDELRWFERVKSVTPPHFLHHRNNQKLTAEGLFDETNKELREKGKEWIKRTAEGCSVVAVLIATVAFAAAYTIPGGSNDMTGIPLFLNQPFFVVFTVADVLSISFALTSVVVFLAIIASPFRFADFRHSLPNKLTFGLTLLFLSVSMMMLSFAATVLLMIKNGEGWTKVLLYAMSFMPVGLFALSYFPLYLALSKSYKYLLNKAWQVISQSPLSRGTKTFHQTSNSPYPQYTVSV
- the LOC126727013 gene encoding ankyrin repeat-containing protein ITN1-like isoform X1, with the translated sequence MLQQVNTPQSIRCMSEKNSLNALVYNALRREDEETVIKLCEDFEEHGLHILTIHDDTVLQAATYAKKPSLVLRLLQDLPDRHLDKLTRQNLAGNSILHEAAISNIAIEVAKSVLEKAPGLLCMRNNLGETALFRTARYGKQGMYDFLAKKISGYDEASQKVFLQRRDKTTILHMAILSENFELAFQIAKKFGQLVPERDADGMTGLQLLSCNPGAFQHDNERTFFEKIANFVYLYYNPVKQESTKTQAEIYKSALQLAEFLIEGDSSWETTYPGTDQSKPVLHKYGSGHTTEKKVGEGTAMSSLGLEEGAAKTQEGATKTPLFLATRSGCFEIVEKILKLYPQAVEHIDERGRNILHIAIKYRQLNIFELVKNMELPMRRLTRKIDEDGNSILHTVGKKSDDYVPEKMQGPALELQDELRWFERVKSVTPPHFLHHRNNQKLTAEGLFDETNKELREKGKEWIKRTAEGCSVVAVLIATVAFAAAYTIPGGSNDMTGIPLFLNQPFFVVFTVADVLSISFALTSVVVFLAIIASPFRFADFRHSLPNKLTFGLTLLFLSVSMMMLSFAATVLLMIKNGEGWTKVLLYAMSFMPVGLFALSYFPLYLALSKSYKYLLNKAWQVISQSPLSRGTKTFHQTSNSPYPQYTVSV